One stretch of Thermincola ferriacetica DNA includes these proteins:
- a CDS encoding zinc metalloprotease HtpX, whose translation MSGFGNQLKTVVLMSILTVLVILVGSALGGRQGMVIAFVFALLMNGASYWFSDKIVIKMTGSQPLTRNDNPELYDMVERLASKAGLPMPKLYLTPSPQPNAFATGRNPAHAAVAVTEGILRLLNREELEGVIAHELAHIKNRDILIGTLAAVMAGVITTLADWAQWALIFGGGNSDDEEGSGLAALPMIILAPLAAMLVQMAVSRSREYLADATGARIAGSSNGLANALLKLEQGARMIPMEVNSAASHMFIVNPLSAQRLLHLFSTHPPIADRVRRLRNMGL comes from the coding sequence TTGAGTGGTTTTGGCAATCAATTAAAGACCGTCGTATTAATGAGTATCCTGACGGTGCTGGTCATACTTGTCGGCAGCGCTTTGGGCGGCCGGCAGGGAATGGTGATAGCTTTTGTATTTGCTTTGTTAATGAACGGCGCCAGTTACTGGTTCAGTGATAAAATTGTTATTAAGATGACCGGGTCCCAGCCTCTTACCAGAAATGACAATCCGGAACTGTACGATATGGTGGAAAGACTGGCCAGCAAGGCCGGACTGCCTATGCCCAAATTGTACCTCACCCCGTCCCCGCAGCCCAATGCCTTTGCCACGGGAAGAAATCCGGCCCATGCGGCGGTAGCTGTTACGGAGGGCATACTCCGCTTATTGAACCGCGAGGAACTGGAGGGCGTAATTGCTCATGAGTTGGCACATATTAAAAACCGGGACATTTTAATCGGCACCCTGGCGGCCGTCATGGCCGGTGTAATTACTACTCTGGCTGACTGGGCGCAGTGGGCGCTGATTTTCGGCGGCGGGAACAGTGACGATGAAGAAGGCTCGGGTCTTGCTGCCCTGCCGATGATCATTCTTGCTCCGCTGGCCGCCATGCTGGTGCAGATGGCTGTTTCCCGTTCCCGGGAGTACTTGGCTGATGCAACGGGAGCGCGCATAGCGGGGAGCAGTAACGGCCTGGCCAATGCCTTGCTGAAACTCGAGCAGGGGGCCCGGATGATACCTATGGAAGTTAACTCCGCTGCCAGCCATATGTTTATTGTCAATCCCTTATCGGCTCAACGCTTACTGCACCTGTTTTCCACCCACCCGCCCATTGCTGACCGGGTCCGCAGGTTGCGGAATATGGGGCTATAA
- a CDS encoding purine-cytosine permease family protein: MSEAAYQEKVLEVEPYGIEPIPREERHGRARQMFTIWFAINLNVVTWFTGFLGIEFGLSLKHAILAIIIGNLLGAAFLGLTSVVGPVTGQPLIPASKRAFGKIGVFGLSFLNLVNNIGWLAVNLVLAAMALQKILPLGYHSALLILTIATLLIAVYGYNFIHTFAHWMSIIIGILFIIMTVISVQNLPALLSQSAASNGEFNLGIFILAVAIAFSYQISYCPIGSDYSRYLPENTSGKKVWLASYLGALTVCIWLEILGALTATLGMHAGPMDFFAKLMGVFTIPALITVILSIFPVNAMAIYSGGLAALAMGIPLKRWTSAIVCGGIGALLVSFGGGQLADTYKNFLLLLSYWIAPWLGVVLSDFFYYRSGLAQNSTTNGWAGITAFVIGVIVSVPFMSSVLYVGPLAEKYLGHADISYFLSLVVSALVYRVLLKFRSAAVPVKPLQFEE, translated from the coding sequence ATGTCAGAAGCAGCTTATCAGGAAAAAGTACTGGAGGTGGAACCTTACGGGATTGAGCCAATTCCCAGAGAAGAGCGTCACGGCCGGGCAAGACAGATGTTTACCATCTGGTTTGCCATCAACTTAAACGTAGTTACCTGGTTCACCGGCTTTTTGGGGATTGAATTTGGCTTATCACTTAAGCATGCTATTTTAGCGATTATTATAGGCAACCTGTTGGGAGCCGCCTTTCTTGGCCTGACCTCGGTCGTGGGACCCGTAACAGGCCAACCTCTTATCCCGGCCAGCAAAAGGGCTTTTGGCAAAATCGGAGTTTTTGGATTATCTTTTCTTAACCTGGTCAATAACATTGGCTGGTTGGCTGTAAATTTAGTGCTAGCTGCCATGGCGCTACAAAAAATTTTACCTTTAGGTTATCACTCTGCATTGCTGATTCTCACTATAGCCACCCTGTTAATTGCCGTTTACGGTTATAATTTCATCCATACCTTTGCCCACTGGATGTCTATTATAATTGGTATACTTTTCATAATTATGACAGTAATATCTGTACAGAACCTGCCCGCGCTTTTAAGTCAATCAGCCGCGAGTAACGGTGAATTTAATCTGGGTATATTTATACTTGCCGTAGCTATAGCCTTCTCATATCAGATCAGTTACTGCCCCATTGGTTCCGATTATTCCCGGTATCTTCCCGAAAATACATCCGGGAAAAAGGTTTGGCTGGCCTCTTACCTGGGAGCTTTAACAGTTTGTATTTGGCTGGAAATACTTGGCGCCTTAACAGCCACATTAGGCATGCATGCCGGGCCCATGGATTTCTTTGCCAAATTGATGGGCGTGTTTACAATACCGGCCCTGATTACCGTCATTTTAAGCATATTCCCCGTCAATGCCATGGCCATTTACAGTGGCGGCCTGGCAGCTCTGGCCATGGGTATTCCTCTGAAACGCTGGACATCCGCTATAGTGTGTGGAGGTATAGGAGCTTTATTGGTTTCCTTCGGTGGCGGGCAATTAGCCGATACATATAAAAACTTCCTGCTTCTTCTCTCCTACTGGATTGCCCCGTGGCTGGGGGTGGTCCTCAGCGATTTCTTTTATTACCGGAGCGGTTTGGCGCAGAACAGTACCACAAACGGTTGGGCCGGCATTACTGCCTTTGTGATCGGAGTGATTGTGTCCGTTCCTTTTATGAGTTCTGTGCTGTATGTAGGTCCCCTGGCCGAAAAATATCTTGGCCATGCCGATATCAGCTACTTCCTTAGCCTTGTCGTCAGCGCGCTGGTGTACCGGGTACTCTTAAAATTTAGGAGTGCGGCTGTACCTGTAAAACCACTGCAATTTGAAGAATGA
- a CDS encoding MerR family transcriptional regulator: MGNENKYLRIGQLAELAGVSARTIDYYTQLGLIHEAARTPGNHRLYAEETLKIIKMIKEIQKQHYSLEEIAHLLAGKEKGEVFEKIVSISQHLDELQKEVTELVPALQVAGGNPQIRMVSQELINKGLCVIQALMILLGEPMI; the protein is encoded by the coding sequence GTGGGGAACGAAAACAAGTACCTGCGTATTGGCCAACTGGCTGAATTAGCCGGGGTTAGCGCAAGGACTATTGATTATTACACCCAACTGGGCCTCATCCATGAAGCGGCCCGTACTCCGGGCAATCACCGTCTGTATGCCGAAGAAACGCTAAAAATAATTAAAATGATAAAAGAAATCCAAAAACAGCATTACTCTTTGGAGGAAATTGCCCATTTGTTAGCCGGCAAAGAGAAAGGTGAAGTTTTTGAAAAGATTGTCAGCATCAGTCAGCATCTGGACGAATTACAAAAGGAAGTGACGGAACTGGTACCCGCTCTTCAGGTTGCCGGCGGAAATCCGCAGATAAGAATGGTATCCCAGGAATTAATTAACAAGGGGTTGTGCGTTATCCAGGCCTTGATGATTTTGCTCGGTGAGCCAATGATTTAA